A stretch of Gemmatimonadaceae bacterium DNA encodes these proteins:
- the era gene encoding GTPase Era: MTHAGILTLCGKPNAGKSTLLNRLVGQKLSIVSSKPQSTRDRILGIFTRQDLQVVLLDTPGLLDPHYALQRAMRHTARRALEDADVIAYLVDANERNVASLVDAAGLDAPPRAPVLTVFNKIDALDPPRLDALRAQQPDALFVSALTGEGIDALIARVASALPESPFLYPEDDIAEQPLRFFASELIRETALEQLEQEVPYSIACTIEEFREERRPVYIRAVLYVERDSQKRIVIGEGGARIREIGRASREKIEALIDAPVYLDLWVKVLPNWRRDSAALRRLGFTHTDEETRP; this comes from the coding sequence ATGACCCACGCCGGCATCCTCACCCTCTGCGGGAAACCCAACGCCGGCAAATCCACACTCCTCAACCGCCTCGTCGGCCAAAAGCTCAGCATCGTCAGCTCGAAACCACAATCCACCCGCGACCGCATCCTAGGAATCTTCACGCGCCAGGATCTCCAGGTCGTCCTGCTCGACACACCGGGACTGCTCGACCCGCACTACGCGCTCCAGCGCGCCATGCGCCACACCGCGCGCCGCGCACTCGAGGACGCCGACGTCATTGCATACCTGGTCGATGCAAATGAGCGCAACGTTGCGTCTCTCGTGGACGCCGCCGGCCTGGATGCACCGCCGCGCGCGCCAGTGCTCACCGTATTCAACAAAATCGACGCACTCGACCCGCCGCGCCTGGACGCGCTGCGCGCCCAGCAGCCCGATGCGCTCTTCGTTTCGGCACTCACCGGCGAAGGCATCGATGCGCTCATCGCGCGCGTCGCATCAGCCCTGCCCGAGAGCCCTTTTCTCTATCCCGAAGACGACATCGCCGAGCAACCGCTGCGCTTCTTTGCCTCCGAACTCATTCGCGAGACGGCGCTCGAGCAGCTGGAGCAGGAGGTTCCGTACAGCATTGCATGCACGATCGAGGAGTTTCGCGAGGAGCGTCGGCCCGTGTACATTCGAGCGGTGCTCTACGTCGAGCGCGACAGCCAGAAGCGAATCGTGATCGGCGAGGGTGGGGCTCGGATTCGCGAAATCGGTCGCGCGTCGCGAGAGAAGATCGAGGCGTTGATCGACGCCCCGGTCTATCTCGATCTCTGGGTGAAGGTGCTTCCTAACTGGCGGCGTGATTCCGCCGCGCTGCGACGACTCGGCTTCACGCACACTGATGAGGAGACACGGCCATGA
- a CDS encoding Trm112 family protein, translated as MSLSPQLLEVLVCPKCKGELEYREQEQCLVCHACRLRYAIRDDIPIMLIDEATAI; from the coding sequence ATGAGTCTCTCGCCACAGTTGCTCGAGGTGCTCGTTTGCCCCAAGTGCAAGGGTGAGCTCGAGTACCGGGAACAGGAACAGTGCCTCGTCTGCCACGCGTGTCGTCTTCGGTATGCGATCCGCGATGACATTCCGATCATGCTTATCGATGAGGCGACCGCGATCTGA
- a CDS encoding diguanylate cyclase, which translates to MAHPHAIFFSPDSGRPPEGVRGWLAARGLPIVVSCDVADLMARTLRGRPTVVVFDARTNAAVVLSACRRLKSDSYTGVVPGGVLTGDDESDVTGALDALADEVFPASMRPAEAALRFDAMLRRADRDVHVHPSTRLPGAPEIESEIGRRIASGEPFAVCYADLDHFKEYNDRYSYYEGDRVIRIVATILHDVVRGSSGDDGFVGHIGGDDFIFVVPMRDAVEISREIIEIFDALAPFQYSEQDRHAGYFFGKDRRGQLHRVPLMTLSIGVVTTERRNFTHPAQVSELATEMKSYAKTLPGSVYVVDRRQDRVESGVGASDH; encoded by the coding sequence GTGGCCCACCCCCACGCCATCTTCTTTTCTCCAGACTCCGGCCGGCCGCCTGAAGGCGTGCGCGGCTGGCTCGCGGCGCGCGGTCTTCCGATCGTCGTGTCGTGCGACGTGGCGGATCTCATGGCTCGCACGCTCCGCGGCCGGCCAACCGTGGTCGTGTTCGACGCACGCACGAACGCGGCGGTGGTGCTCAGTGCGTGCCGACGGCTCAAGAGCGATTCCTACACGGGCGTGGTGCCGGGCGGCGTGCTCACCGGCGATGATGAGAGCGACGTGACGGGAGCGCTCGATGCGTTGGCGGACGAGGTCTTCCCCGCGAGCATGCGGCCGGCTGAAGCAGCGCTCCGATTCGACGCCATGCTGCGCCGCGCGGATCGCGATGTACACGTGCATCCGTCCACCCGGCTTCCCGGCGCGCCGGAGATCGAGTCCGAGATTGGACGACGCATTGCGAGCGGCGAGCCGTTCGCGGTGTGCTACGCGGACCTCGATCACTTCAAGGAATACAACGATCGCTACAGCTACTATGAGGGCGATCGCGTCATTCGCATCGTGGCGACGATTCTCCACGACGTCGTGCGCGGATCGAGCGGCGACGATGGATTTGTCGGGCATATCGGCGGCGATGATTTTATCTTCGTGGTGCCGATGCGTGATGCGGTGGAGATCTCGCGCGAGATCATCGAGATCTTCGATGCACTTGCGCCGTTCCAGTACTCCGAGCAGGATCGGCACGCTGGATATTTCTTCGGAAAGGATCGGCGCGGGCAACTGCACCGCGTGCCGCTGATGACGCTGAGCATTGGCGTGGTAACGACCGAACGCCGGAACTTCACGCATCCAGCGCAGGTCAGCGAGTTGGCCACGGAGATGAAGAGTTATGCGAAGACGCTGCCTGGTTCCGTGTACGTCGTCGATCGTCGCCAAGACCGAGTGGAGTCGGGCGTCGGCGCGTCGGACCACTGA